The Anomalospiza imberbis isolate Cuckoo-Finch-1a 21T00152 chromosome 8, ASM3175350v1, whole genome shotgun sequence DNA window ATCCCCATCCTGTTCCTAGTTGTGAGCTTAGGGATTGTCTGAACAAGGGGTTTAAGACTTACCATAGAACCACAGAGTATCCTGATTTGGAAGGGTCCCACGAGGGCCATCGAGGTCCCAGCTCCTGGGTTGCTGTGCGGCCAACAGCTCTCACTTCACTTCAGTAGATTTGCTGACTGTCAGGGAGCGAGCTGTGCCTGTTCGTGTCTCTGCTCCCAGGCTGACAGAATCAGGCCTTTCCATGGTCGATTGGCACCTGGTGAAGGAGATGAAACCCCCCCGAACGCAGCAGGAGTGGGAAGCCGAGTTCCAGAAGTACCAGCAGTTCCCAGAGTTTAAAATGTGAGTGTGCAAAACTGGAAGGAGGGTGGGCTGAGAGCATCCCTCCTGCGACTGAGCCACTCATAAAGCTACTGtaagaaggaaaatgttttctgaagtCACTGGGAAGGCACGCAAAGCCTGCCTGGCGGCGGCTCCTCTGTTCCCTGCCGCTCTCTGAGGAAGGCGATCCCATGTCGTGCAAAGTTCAGTGGGGGCTGTGAAACAGTTGCTTTATTGTCCTTTAACAGCCTGAACCACGACATGACGCTGCCAGAGTTCAAGTTCATTTGGTACATGGAGTACTCGCACCGCATGTGGGGCCGCGCCGTGGGCCTGGCCTACATCCTGCCTGCTGCCTACTTCTGGCGCCGCGGCTGGCTCAGCCGGCCCCTCAAGGGCCGCGTCCTCGCGCTCTGCGGGCTGGTCTGCTTCCAGGTGAGAGCATCAGGGACAGCCTCTGCGTATACGGAATGACCGTAGAGATCATCTATTTTCAACCCCCGAaccagagacacctttcacTAAACCActttgctcagagctccatccaacctgaccacggatgaggcatccacaacttctctgggaaacctgatCCAGTgcccaccaccctcacagcacACCTCACAGCACAGAATTTTTCcccaatatctaatctaaacctgccccTGCCAGTTTGATATCTTCTGATTCAGCATAACTAAAGACAGTGGGAGTCATGATAACTTGGTGTCGGTGACGCCATGACAGCGTGTCAGTGCTGGTAGCTAGTTGAAAGTAGAGGAAACAAGTTGCTTTGCCCCTAATGTGTATCCCATTTTAGTAGTTGCTGCTGTCCCGTCTGGCTCTGAGCCCTCTCCTGTTTTGTCAGGGGCTGCTGGGATGGTACATGGTGAAGAGTGGGCTGGAAGAGAAGCCAGACTCCCACGACATCCCTCGGGTCAGTCAGTACCGCCTGGCAGCGCACCTGGGCTCTGCGCTGGTCCTGTACTCTGCCAGCCTGTGGACAGGGCTGTCTTTGCTGCTTCCACAACACAAGGTATGGAGTGGTGTGTCAGGGCAGTGTCAGGTCAGAGGGTGGGGGTGTGATGTGAAGGTAGGAAAAGGATGTGAAGGCTGGTGGTGCTTCTCTTGTAGTCTCTGTCCCTGACTCTGATCTAATACTTACAGTGTTACATATACCCATTCTGTAAGCTTCTTGGTTATGGGACACTTGCTTTGGCTCGTGCTGTTCGGGTCGTAAGTGATGAGTCTCAGAACTTGTGGAAGCTCAGCCAGGGGTGTGCATGGCTGGGCTAAATTATTTGTGTCAGTAACTGTCCAAGGGCCACTTCAGTTTCTGCACAGAACTGGACTTGATTAGCTGTGGTTTTGAGGGACCACTGAAGTGTGCCTCTGTGTTGGCCACCAACACCAAAATACAGGCCACCAACCCTTTGACCCGTGTATGTCATGAAGGCTTTTCTTAGCTGCTGCCAACAGCACTGCAAATGCcttgattatttcttttttttattttattttacagttgCCAGAAACCAAACAACTCCTTCGCTTGAGACAATATGCTCATGGCACTACAGCTCTCATTTTTCTTACTGCTCTTTCAGGTAAAGCTCTTTCTGCTGTCCAGTTTGTGACTCATTCCtctctgctggttttttttttttttttttttttttttttttttttttttttttctctgttctgtgagcaacCCCATCCATTCTCTGGCAAAACTGCTGCTGTCAGGGATCTTACAGTCAAGAACCTCCTCACTGGTCTTTCCTGGGCAGGTGGAGAAGCACCTTCCAGCCTTCCTGTGCTGTGTGATCTCTGTATATGTTGCTAAAAGAAATTCAGGATCAAGCTGAGCTCTTGAATGAAATCTGTGCAACCTGGAGTGACACCTTTGTCTACTCTGGTAGTCTCATTTTCTGCTCTGGAATTGCAGGTGCCTttgtggcagggctggatgctGGCCTTGTGTACAATTCCTTCCCCAAAATGGGGGAGCGCTGGATCCCAGATGATCTCCTTGCCTTCTCTCCCGTGCTGAGAAATATCTTTGAGAATCCTACAACTGTACAGTTTGATCACAGGATCTTGGTAAGTGCTGTCTTCCTGATATGTCTGGGCTGCTTCTTGGTTGCCTCCTGCAGCCAAGCTGTCTTCTTTGGGCTGTGGTTCTGTCAGCTTGAGTGATTTCTAGGGTGTCCAAAGGGCCTGAGAGCGTCTTACCAGTTTGTTTCTGCAGGAAGAGGAAGTTTAgcattgttttttattttcagtgtggCCTTCTTCCTTAAGGAGTTCTTCCTTCTGCGCAAGTAAcacattttgtttctctgattCTCCTTTTCCATAACATGAGCTACAGTGTGGGAAGGGTCTCCTTGCTATTGAAATGTCTGGGAAAGCTGTGTGAAATAAAACTTGGAAATCCTGATACTGAATGCTTCCTCCAGCATTTCTGAACTTGTTTTGCACAGTAGTGCCCTGTAAGTATATCTCAGCTAGTTAGAGCAATCCAGATATTAAATACcactggcagcactgctgtgaACTAAGCTG harbors:
- the COX15 gene encoding heme A synthase COX15, coding for MLRAARGGARRLLRGGPAPPPPPPPPTHGRLPPPLCLPRRLLQQAPQPAAPPPAVGRWLLACSGAVAGAVVLGGVTRLTESGLSMVDWHLVKEMKPPRTQQEWEAEFQKYQQFPEFKILNHDMTLPEFKFIWYMEYSHRMWGRAVGLAYILPAAYFWRRGWLSRPLKGRVLALCGLVCFQGLLGWYMVKSGLEEKPDSHDIPRVSQYRLAAHLGSALVLYSASLWTGLSLLLPQHKLPETKQLLRLRQYAHGTTALIFLTALSGAFVAGLDAGLVYNSFPKMGERWIPDDLLAFSPVLRNIFENPTTVQFDHRILGIASITAVTALYLFSRKIPLPRRTRMAVTSLLAVACMQVGLGISTLLLYVPTPVAATHQSGSLALLSVALWLMSELRRVPK